Proteins encoded in a region of the Gammaproteobacteria bacterium genome:
- a CDS encoding AI-2E family transporter, giving the protein MKTLNVTAIAVLVIAIFYVLIVGEALLLPLVVAVALWYLINLLASGFQQFKLGGVRIPWSVCLLASILTFVALGWAVVNFIGSRIADVRDVIPTYQANIEARIRNLPFSEYLMDEETGDLSGFLLDPGWLDLPAIFASLASTFTSIVTSGGIIFIYIIFLLLEQGSMDKKISSLVDNPERERRVRNIIKKIQHDIRKYISIKVFTSTLTGVLSYGFLLILDVDFAAVWGLLIFLLNFIPTVGSIIATIFPAVIALAQFEGYTQFVLVLAVIASFQMAIGNFLEPRMMGTSFNLSPLLILLNLGLWGYIWGVVGMFLCVPFLIIVFIVLAHFPQTRPIAVMLSADGNVGFIDDE; this is encoded by the coding sequence ATGAAGACCCTTAACGTCACCGCCATTGCAGTGCTGGTAATTGCGATTTTCTACGTTCTGATTGTGGGCGAAGCATTGCTGTTGCCGCTGGTGGTGGCGGTGGCCCTGTGGTACCTGATCAATCTGCTCGCCAGCGGGTTTCAGCAATTCAAACTGGGAGGTGTCCGCATCCCCTGGTCGGTCTGCCTGCTGGCTTCCATTCTTACGTTTGTTGCCCTGGGCTGGGCCGTGGTCAATTTCATCGGCTCCCGTATCGCGGATGTCAGAGACGTAATTCCCACTTACCAGGCAAATATCGAAGCCCGCATACGAAATCTACCGTTTTCCGAATACCTGATGGACGAGGAAACCGGGGATCTGTCGGGATTTTTGCTGGACCCTGGCTGGCTTGATCTGCCTGCTATTTTCGCTTCCCTGGCCAGTACTTTCACATCGATAGTCACCAGTGGCGGTATCATCTTCATCTACATTATTTTTCTGTTGCTGGAACAGGGCAGCATGGATAAGAAAATTTCCAGCCTGGTGGATAATCCGGAGCGGGAACGAAGAGTTCGCAACATCATTAAAAAGATTCAGCACGATATTCGCAAATACATCAGCATCAAGGTGTTCACCAGCACGCTAACCGGGGTGCTCAGCTATGGATTTCTGCTTATTCTTGACGTCGATTTCGCTGCGGTGTGGGGATTACTGATATTCCTGCTCAACTTCATTCCCACGGTTGGATCGATCATTGCCACGATTTTCCCCGCCGTCATTGCGCTGGCTCAGTTCGAAGGCTACACCCAGTTCGTGCTGGTGCTGGCGGTGATCGCGTCATTCCAGATGGCCATCGGCAATTTCCTGGAACCAAGGATGATGGGTACGTCGTTCAACCTCAGCCCGCTGTTGATCCTGTTGAACCTGGGCCTTTGGGGCTATATCTGGGGGGTGGTCGGGATGTTTCTGTGTGTGCCCTTCCTGATCATTGTCTTTATCGTACTGGCTCATTTTCCGCAAACCCGGCCTATCGCGGTCATGCTGTCCGCCGATGGGAATGTCGGGTTTATCGATGACGAGTGA
- a CDS encoding protein kinase translates to MEEQVKLNGYSNLAKIGEGGMAFVYRGIQDSLKRPVAIKILTHELEDHGEARNRFERESLIIARLNHPNIIHVIDRGINEDDLPYFVMEYIEGIDLNNAVQVMQLDHYNKMGIIIQLLKALAYAHKNNVIHRDIKPDNILVDENCNIKVLDFGIAQFYEDQRLPSEKTVEGTVMGTYNYMSPEQRESADNVTVKSDIYSVGVVMYRLFTGEIPSGHFPPPSKLNPEVSPDLDRIILQCLEPKPEDRPESAEALKIEVLSVMKGAHIMGDQKKRAEQGITQIKAKFQLLDVLREDRYGSVYLYQQKQSQNLLIIKKKTKNSPGFETSNKLAKIQHQNVLSTLGTARNDRLFILVQSYLSGGTLQDKLAFQLDWNETLRIGKEICQGMNFAHKHNIVHGHLRPTNILFTDRGEVKITDFGLKDDLSDVRNAHFYSLQGEPESIAADIYAVGVILYQLFTGSLPRQQSNYPGQPRKTFLDLPGDIQELITTMLSTIPERRHRDSLQRSIRMFSEHLEVTGSKSPDTSAADVEREPDSEPRRTKDDITAITVPRLEEDAQEPVFELAAHQKKVPFYKTRTSWMFGILLLLFTQYLLFFGGNGRISQVVPLVYDQMADSFRGFLGEQ, encoded by the coding sequence ATGGAAGAGCAGGTAAAACTGAACGGCTACTCAAACCTCGCCAAGATAGGTGAAGGCGGCATGGCGTTTGTGTACCGCGGCATTCAGGATTCCCTCAAGCGCCCGGTGGCGATCAAAATTCTTACCCATGAACTGGAAGATCACGGCGAAGCCCGTAATCGATTCGAACGGGAGTCTCTGATTATCGCCCGCCTCAATCACCCCAACATCATTCACGTGATTGACCGGGGGATCAACGAGGATGATCTGCCCTACTTCGTCATGGAATACATCGAAGGCATCGATCTGAACAATGCTGTCCAGGTGATGCAGCTGGACCACTACAACAAAATGGGCATCATCATTCAATTGCTGAAAGCCCTGGCCTATGCACACAAGAACAATGTAATTCATCGGGATATCAAGCCCGACAATATCCTGGTCGACGAAAACTGCAACATCAAGGTACTGGACTTCGGTATCGCCCAGTTTTATGAAGATCAGCGCTTACCCAGCGAAAAGACCGTGGAAGGTACGGTCATGGGAACCTATAACTACATGTCCCCGGAGCAACGGGAATCTGCCGACAATGTGACAGTAAAGAGTGATATTTACTCCGTCGGTGTCGTAATGTACCGACTCTTTACCGGTGAGATTCCCTCCGGCCACTTCCCTCCCCCTTCCAAACTGAACCCCGAAGTCAGTCCGGACCTGGACCGGATCATCCTGCAGTGTCTGGAGCCCAAACCCGAGGACCGGCCCGAATCCGCCGAAGCGCTGAAGATAGAGGTGTTGAGCGTCATGAAAGGCGCTCACATCATGGGCGACCAGAAGAAACGCGCCGAACAGGGCATCACTCAGATCAAGGCTAAGTTTCAGCTGCTCGATGTATTGCGTGAAGACCGGTACGGGTCGGTCTATCTGTACCAGCAGAAGCAATCGCAAAACCTGCTGATCATAAAGAAGAAAACCAAGAACTCACCCGGTTTCGAAACCAGCAACAAGCTGGCCAAAATACAGCACCAGAATGTTCTTTCCACGCTGGGAACGGCCAGGAACGACCGTCTTTTTATCCTCGTCCAAAGCTACCTCAGCGGCGGTACCCTGCAGGACAAACTGGCCTTCCAACTGGACTGGAACGAGACTCTGCGAATCGGCAAGGAAATCTGCCAGGGCATGAATTTCGCCCACAAACACAACATAGTGCACGGCCACCTGCGACCGACGAATATACTTTTTACCGATCGGGGCGAAGTCAAAATTACGGATTTCGGCCTGAAGGATGACTTGAGCGACGTTAGAAACGCCCACTTCTACAGTCTCCAGGGCGAACCTGAGAGCATTGCCGCCGACATTTATGCGGTCGGGGTGATCCTTTACCAATTGTTTACCGGCAGCCTGCCCAGGCAGCAATCAAACTATCCCGGTCAACCCCGCAAGACCTTCCTCGACCTGCCTGGTGATATCCAGGAACTGATTACCACCATGCTTTCGACCATCCCTGAACGGCGCCACCGGGACAGTCTGCAGCGCAGCATCAGAATGTTCAGCGAACATCTGGAAGTAACCGGGTCTAAATCTCCTGACACTTCTGCCGCTGATGTGGAGAGAGAACCTGATTCTGAGCCCCGGCGCACCAAGGACGATATAACGGCGATAACTGTACCCAGACTCGAGGAGGACGCCCAGGAGCCGGTCTTTGAATTGGCCGCTCATCAGAAAAAAGTACCTTTTTACAAGACTCGCACATCCTGGATGTTCGGGATTCTGCTGTTACTGTTTACACAGTATCTGCTGTTCTTTGGCGGAAACGGGCGAATCAGCCAGGTCGTGCCACTGGTCTATGATCAGATGGCCGACAGTTTCCGGGGGTTTCTGGGAGAACAGTGA
- a CDS encoding Stp1/IreP family PP2C-type Ser/Thr phosphatase → MSELTNAVEIAAFTDTGLARDHNEDCIGYDISSGIAVLADGMGGHQAGEIASRMAVEQVLRQMKSRLIKQTGRPITSSQMLNLVSNTISSSNRKIFEASEEISSRHGMGTTVVAAVVEGSHLYAGHVGDSRLYLLRDSKLRRITKDHSLVQDLIDKGFYTEDEARSASINHVVTRALGTAEVVEVDILEQEAERDDLFLLCSDGLSDMLSDEMIEQILSEADMTLDDKAQGLVARANQNGGKDNVSVILIRVQSPE, encoded by the coding sequence ATGTCAGAACTTACCAATGCAGTAGAGATAGCGGCGTTTACCGACACCGGGCTGGCCAGGGATCATAACGAAGACTGCATCGGGTATGACATTTCCTCCGGTATCGCCGTGCTGGCGGACGGGATGGGGGGCCACCAGGCCGGTGAGATAGCCAGCCGTATGGCGGTAGAACAGGTCCTGAGGCAGATGAAATCGAGGCTTATTAAACAAACTGGCAGACCGATAACCAGTTCTCAGATGCTTAATTTGGTTTCCAATACAATTTCGAGCAGCAACCGGAAAATATTTGAGGCATCAGAAGAAATCAGTTCCAGGCACGGAATGGGAACCACGGTGGTCGCGGCGGTGGTCGAAGGATCTCACCTTTATGCCGGCCACGTTGGTGATTCCAGGCTGTACCTGCTCCGCGACAGCAAGCTGCGGAGAATTACCAAGGATCATAGCCTGGTGCAGGATTTGATCGATAAAGGATTTTATACGGAAGACGAAGCCCGCTCGGCTTCTATCAACCATGTCGTCACACGCGCCCTGGGAACAGCAGAGGTGGTTGAAGTCGATATTCTCGAACAGGAAGCAGAGCGGGATGACCTGTTTCTACTTTGCTCGGACGGTCTGTCCGATATGTTAAGTGACGAAATGATTGAGCAGATATTGAGCGAGGCCGACATGACGCTGGATGACAAGGCACAGGGCCTGGTTGCCAGGGCCAACCAGAACGGCGGCAAAGACAATGTTTCTGTCATTCTGATAAGGGTGCAGTCTCCCGAGTAG
- a CDS encoding FHA domain-containing protein, producing MTGKLEFSFNANKIGEYALDKEVMTIGRKDDNDIRIDNLAVSGHHAKLLTIFGDSFLEDLNSTNGTFVNGKSIDKHALQNGDVITIGKHELRYINYNNKPSASVAGDIEKTVFIGAKGPKKAPINGAPKPNLEERLQTAKLQLLNGKSSGRELFLEKESIKLGKPGTQVVLINRRPDGHFIVTLEQAEECKPLRVNGVDIGSRSVKLQNHDIIEINQLKIEYYLGT from the coding sequence ATGACTGGAAAATTAGAGTTCAGTTTCAACGCAAACAAAATCGGCGAGTACGCTCTCGATAAAGAAGTCATGACTATCGGGCGAAAGGATGACAATGACATCCGTATCGACAATCTTGCCGTGAGTGGCCATCACGCCAAGTTGCTGACGATTTTTGGCGATTCGTTCCTGGAAGATCTTAACAGCACCAATGGCACCTTTGTAAACGGGAAAAGCATCGACAAGCATGCCCTGCAGAATGGTGACGTAATCACTATCGGCAAGCATGAACTGCGTTATATCAACTACAACAACAAGCCCAGCGCATCAGTGGCTGGCGATATAGAGAAAACCGTCTTTATCGGCGCCAAAGGCCCAAAGAAAGCGCCGATCAACGGTGCGCCCAAGCCCAATCTTGAAGAACGCCTGCAAACGGCCAAACTGCAACTACTGAACGGTAAGAGTTCCGGCAGAGAGTTGTTTCTTGAAAAGGAATCGATAAAGCTGGGTAAGCCCGGCACGCAGGTGGTCCTGATCAATCGGCGTCCCGACGGGCATTTCATTGTCACCCTGGAACAGGCCGAAGAATGCAAGCCCCTGCGGGTGAACGGTGTTGATATCGGTTCCCGCTCGGTAAAACTTCAGAACCACGACATTATCGAAATCAATCAGCTGAAGATCGAATATTACCTCGGGACATAG